A stretch of Triticum aestivum cultivar Chinese Spring chromosome 1D, IWGSC CS RefSeq v2.1, whole genome shotgun sequence DNA encodes these proteins:
- the LOC123181681 gene encoding uncharacterized protein — protein MGRWGFSRKRKERKWGSSRGHEPGDKGPTQGLRHRASPARIMKLYPHLTAGQREMIEGAGFGGLLRLQCPTVPARLSTWLLRRFVTDSSELVIPGRGRIPVTVDSVHRVLGIPKTGRDVVYGLDDESIASVLDKHGVDRPPSMASLEKSIKLMKSADEHFLRTFVMLVLSSFLCPTSSLKISPRCFPALVNIGSIKELNWCKFVVEQLEKCVSSLGKKNSAGGCLFYLVILYLDSLDVRGMEIPDGTPRVSAWDRKLMDKVIEMDMKNNGSFGKCFLKREATRKIISRGASSSSASVLLGDVSAIANFVSSNVLPEYCPQKKEVLCKAAGNLCASITDALTKFMREVSGLEGCSGEAGKNSTELAVREDNNVENDGDEMDVDTLPDDTSELATKDMEDTSVDEHEDGSSGEGEEGVSSSADSEDDPDWEGYRATRSRSRQNSVTRNSSNSKEPGDGKNKPRDVTATGSGNDDSNIPDGNNDRVNQCSEEHGNVAKPTSPNVHEDVMVSTLVVSQATEEPGDVTTNVSGNGSGIPEGDQGIVNRCGEEEHVNVAKVNPSSGHVDVVIPTSAVSLPSTPSTQQKNTEKECSVEEMMAIQPSSTLLGGSSVMALDDNVTPSKEDKNMDLTPAINFVEGTPVVDLSTPESSDSECTVVRTVRKRSPVNGPKTPS, from the exons ATGGGCAGGTGGGGCTTCAGCAGGAAGCGCAAGGAGAGGAAATGGGGGAGCAGCCGCGGCCATGAACCAGGCGACAAG GGTCCGACCCAGGGTCTCAGGCACCGCGCGTCGCCGGCGAGGATCATGAAGCTGTACCCGCACCTCACCGCCGGGCAGCGGGAGATGATAGAGGGCGCCGGCTTCGGGGGCCTGCTGAGGCTCCAGTGCCCCACCGTCCCCGCCAGGCTCTCCACCTGGCTCCTCCGGCGGTTCGTCACCGACTCCTCCGAGCTGGTCATCCCCGGCCGGGGCAGGATCCCCGTCACCGTCGACAGCGTGCACCGGGTGCTCGGCATCCCGAAGACCGGCCGCGACGTCGTGTACGGGCTGGACGACGAGAGCATCGCGTCCGTACTGGACAAGCACGGCGTCGACAGGCCGCCGTCCATGGCGAGCCTGGAGAAGTCCATCAAACTGATGAAGTCGGCGGACGAGCATTTCCTCCGGACCTTCGTGATGCTCGTGCTCTCGTCCTTCCTCTGCCCGACCAGCAGCCTGAAGATCAGCCCCCGGTGCTTCCCCGCGCTGGTGAACATCGGGTCCATCAAGGAGCTCAACTGGTGCAAATTCGTCGTGGAGCAGCTCGAGAAGTGCGTTTCTTCCCTCGGCAAGAAGAACAGTGCAGGGGGATGCCTCTTCTATCTTGTG ATTCTGTACCTAGACTCGCTTGATGTCCGTGGCATGGAAATACCTGACGGCACGCCGAGAGTGTCTGCGTGGGACAGGAAGCTGATGGACAAAGTCATCGAGATGGACATGAAGAACAATGGTTCTTTCGGAAAATGCTTT TTGAAAAGGGAAGCCACTCGCAAGATCATTTCCAGGGGCGCGTCAAGTTCAAGTGCGTCTGTCCTGCTTGGCGACGTCTCCGCGATAGCAAATTTTGTGTCATCAAATGTCCTACCGGAGTACTGTCCACAG AAGAAGGAGGTCTTATGCAAGGCTGCAGGTAATCTTTGTGCAAGCATCACGGACGCGCTGACCAAGTTCATGCGTGAAGTCTCTGGGCTTGAAGGCtgcagcggagaagccggcaaaAATAGCACTGAACTTGCAGTGAGAGAAGATAACAATGTGGAGAATGATGGTGACGAGATGGATGTCGACACGCTCCCAGATGATACTTCAGAGCTGGCAACTAAGGACATGGAAGACACGTCGGTCGATGAGCATGAAGATGGAAGTTCCGGGGAGGGCGAGGAAGGTGTTTCGAGCAGTGCGGACTCTGAAGATGATCCTGACTGGGAAGGTTACAGAGCCACGCGGAGTCGTTCTCGACAAAACAGCGTGACACGGAATAGCAGCAATAGCAAAGAGCCTGGAGATGGAAAAAATAAACCTAGAGATGTAACGGCCACTGGTTCAGGAAATGATGATTCCAATATTCCAGATGGAAACAATGATAGAGTGAACCAATGCAGCGAAGAACATGGAAATGTCGCAAAACCAACATCGCCTAATGTTCATGAGGATGTGATGGTATCAACATTGGTTGTTTCACAGGCAACAGAAGAACCTGGAGATGTAACGACCAATGTTTCCGGAAATGGTTCAGGTATTCCAGAGGGAGATCAAGGCATAGTGAACCGGTGCGGCGAAGAAGAACATGTAAACGTCGCAAAAGTAAATCCATCCAGCGGTCATGTGGATGTGGTGATACCAACTTCAGCTGTGTCACTGCCAAGCACTCCTAGCACACAACAGAAAAACACTGAGAAGGAGTGTTCCGTTGAGGAAATGATGGCGATCCAGCCTTCCAGCACGCTGTTGGGCGGATCATCTGTGATGGCGTTGGATGATAATGTGACCCCCTCAAAGGAAGACAAGAACATGGACCTGACTCCTGCTATCAACTTTGTTGAAGGAACTCCTGTTGTTGATTTGAGTACCCCGGAAAGTTCAGACAGCGAGTGCACGGTCGTAAGGACCGTAAGGAAGCGTTCTCCTGTCAATGGCCCTAAAACGCCCTCATGA
- the LOC123181682 gene encoding homeobox-leucine zipper protein HOX1, whose product MEMTVNGRDTEHHLGLGLGLGLSLGMSGTTSPVEPAAPQHAVTAAAPSTLGRQQQLSWNGAGLFFPASSGEQRSHADDRRLAALACHEMPFLRGIDVNRAPATGGARGSCAASEDEEPGASSPDSTLSSLSGKRGAPTRSGGGEQERAGAGSDDEDDSGAGGAGSRKKLRLSKDQSAVLEDSFKEHSTLNPKQKAALARQLGLRPRQVEVWFQNRRARTKLKQTEVDCESLKRCCETLTEENRRLQREVQELRALKLLAPPAPHLYMRAPPPTTLTMCPSCERVAPSGKPVVDESRAAMVTRAVPTGPWGPVPVLPVFLGRPAQRS is encoded by the exons ATGGAGATGACTGTTAACGGGAGAGACACCGAGCACCACCTCGGCCTCGGCCTCGGGCTCGGGCTCAGTCTCGGCATGTCCGGCACGACGTCTCCCGTGGAGCCGGCGGCGCCCCAGCATGCTGTGACTGCTGCTGCGCCGTCGACGCTGGGGCGGCAGCAGCAGCTGTCCTGGAATGGCGCCGGCCTCTTCTTTCCGGCCTCCTCCGGCGAGCAACGCTCGCATGCAGATGATCGGAGGCTGGCGGCGTTGGCGTGCCACGAGATGCCGTTCCTGCGCGGGATCGACGTCAACCGGGCGCCGGCCACGGGGGGCGCGAGGGGCAGCTGCGCCGCCAGCGAGGACGAGGAGCCCGGCGCGTCGTCGCCCGACAGCACGCTGTCCAGCCTCAGCGGCAAGCGCGGCGCGCCAACGAGGAGCGGCGGCGGGGAGCAGGAGCGCGCCGGCGCGGGCAGCGACGACGAGGACGACAGCGGGGCCGGCGGCGCCGGGTCGCGCAAGAAgctccggctgtccaaggaccagTCCGCTGTCCTCGAGGACAGCTTCAAGGAGCACAGCACCCTCAACCCC AAGCAGAAGGCGGCGCTGGCGAGGCAGCTGGGGCTGCGGCCGCGGCAGGTGGAGGTGTGGTTCCAGAACCGGAGGGCGAGGACGAAGCTGAAGCAGACGGAGGTGGACTGCGAGTCGCTCAAGCGCTGCTGCGAGACGCTCACGGAGGAGAACCGCCGGCTGCAACGGGAGGTGCAGGAGCTGCGCGCGCTCAAGCTGCTcgccccgccggcgccgcacctctaCATGCGCGCGCCGCCGCCCACCACGCTCACCATGTGCCCCTCCTGCGAGCGCGTCGCGCCCTCCGGCAAGCCGGTCGTCGACGAGAGCCGCGCCGCCATGGTGACCCGGGCCGTGCCGACCGGGCCGTGGGGCCCCGTCCCGGTGCTGCCCGTGTTCCTGGGCAGGCCGGCCCAGAGGTCATGA